In Runella sp. SP2, the genomic window GTGAATCGTGCGGACCTGGCGATGCTTCAGGGTGATACTGTACTGAAAATGCAGGCTTGTCTTTTCGCTTAATTCCTTCAATGGTTTTATCATTGAGGTTGATGTGCGTTACTTCAACATCAGGATGCGCTTCGATTTCCTCTGGGCTTACCGCAAAACCGTGGTTCTGTGAAGTAATCTCACAAAGTCCTGTTTGGAAGTTCTTCACGGGGTGGTTCAATCCGCGGTGGCCGTGGTGCATTTTGTAAGTAGAAATTCCACTCGCCAACGCTAGGATTTGGTGTCCCAAACAAATTCCAAAAATGGGTTTGCTGGTTTCCAAAAACTTCTGGACTGTTTCAACAGCATACGGCATTGACGACGGGTCACCTGGGCCATTTGAGATAAAGAAACCGTCAGGATTCCAAGCCATCACTTCTTCAAAAGGAGTTTTAGCAGGGAACACCTTGCAGTAGCAGCCGCGTTGGGTCATGTTCAAAAGAATACTTTTCTTAATTCCATAATCCATCACCGCGATTCGGTACTGAGCCGTTGTTTCATCTCCCATAAAGTAAGGCACTTTCGTAGAAACTACCGACGACAACTCCAAACCTGCCATGTTAGGCACTTCTTTTAAGTGCTCCATGAGTGTTTTCTCGTCCAAGATTTCGGACGAAATGATTGCGTTCATTACCCCTTGTTGGCGAACGTGACGCACCAATTGGCGGGTATCCACTTCGCTAATTCCAACGATATTTGCTTTTTCAAAATACGTTTGGAGCGAAAAGTCAGCTGTTTTGCGAGAATAAATACGCGAGAAAGAGTTGCAAACCATCCCGCTAATTTTTACAGAATTTGATTCTTCCTCGCTGTCCAACTGTACACCGTAGTTACCAATGTGAGAATTGGTGTTGACTACAATTTGCCCAAAGTACGAAGGATCAGTATAGATTTCCTGATAGCCAGTCATACCAGTGTTGAAGCAAATTTCGCCACCCATTGTACCAATTTTGCCAAGCGCCAACCCTCTGAGGGCTGTTCCGTCTTCGAGAAGTAAGAGTGCTGGTTGTTGAGAACCCATTTTTTAGTTGGTGTTGAATAATTTGTTTTGCAAATTTCCAAAAAAAGGGGCTAAACTTTCGTTTAACCCCTTCTGTATTTTAACTTTTCTTCATTTTATAAAAATAATTCTGAGAAAAGTTATTCTTGGCCTCCGTTTAATTCGTCTTGCCAAGCTTTCAATTCATCAAATTTACCATCGCGAGCGAGGGCAGCTTGCTGAGGCCATGTGGCAGGGCTCTTAGAACCGATACCCGCAGCCGATACGATTTCTTGAATTGCTTCAGGAGTTGAGTCTGCCAATTGAGCAAAGGTTGTTACACCCGCAGCTACAAGCGCGCTTGCGATTTTTGGACCAATTCCTTCGATGATTTCAAGGTCATCAGCAGCAGTTGCTTCCGCTGTTTCAGCAACAACTTCTTCCACAACTGGTGCAGAAGCTTTTACTTCAGTTTCAGCTTTTTTACCACCACGACGGCTACGACGTGTTTTTGCTGCTTTTTCTTCAACCGCTGCAAGAAGCGTTTCGTTGAAGTCAACTAACTCAATCATACAAACTTCGGCAGCGTCACCTTGACGAGTACCCAATTTGATGATACGAGTATAACCTCCAGGACGGTTGGCGATTTTGTCAGCAACTGTACTGAACAATTCTTTTACAACCTCTTTCTCAGGGATGTAAGAGAAAACGATACGGCGGTTGTGCGTAGTATCTTCTTTAGAGCGAGTCAAAAGGGGCTCAACATATTTTTTGAGTTCTTTTGCTTTCGCTAAAGTAGTTTCGATACGCTTGTGGATAATCAATGACGAAGCCATGTTACGTAGTAAAGCACTACGGTGTGAGGAGGTACGCCCCAAATGGTTGTCTTTTTTACCGTGTCTCATTAGTTTGAGTTTTTGATTAGCTTCGAGCTGCGGAAACCGCGCTTCAGAATACTAACCGGTTGAACAATACATAAAAAGACCTTTCTCGTTACAGAGAAAGGTCAAAAGATTTTAGTCTTCGTCGAGGCGGTATTTCGCTACGTCCATACCAAACGTCAAATTCTTCTCAGCAATTAATTGCTCTAACTCAGTCAATGACTTTTTACCGAAGTTACGGAACTTCATCATATCAGCCACTTCGAGTCTTGCCAAATCACCAAGAGTTTTGATGTCTGCCGACTTAAGACAGTTATAAGCACGTACTGATAAGTCGAGGTCTGCCAAAGGCGTTTTCAACAACTTACGCATACGCAACATTTCTTCATCTACTTCGCTCACTTCGTCATTTTTCTGAGTTTCAAACGTCATCGTTTGATCAGAGAACAACATAAAGTGTTGAATCAAGATGTAAGCAGCGCCTTTGAGGGCTTCTTCTGGGTGGATAGACCCATCAGTAGTAACCTCAATAAGTAGTTTTTCGTAGTCAGTTTTCTGTTCTACGCGCGTATTTTCTACGCTGTACTTAACGTTTTTGATTGGTGTGTAAATGGCGTCAATTGGAATATGACCAATCGGCAACTCCAATGAACGAGGTTCGTCAGCAGGGACATAACCACGACCTTTTTCAAGGATAATCTCCATTTCGAAAGTCATTTGGTCGTCGATGTGACAGATAACTAGGTCAGGATTCAAAACCTGAAACGATGATGTAAACTTAGCGATGTCGCCAGCTGTTACCACCGATTGGTTTTTCACACTTACCGAAATTTTGTTATCAACCAATTCCGAAATTTTCTTAAACCGAACCATTTTGAGGTTCAAGATAATTTCGGTTACATCTTCAACAACTCCCTCAATCGAAGAGAATTCATGAAGAACACTTGGAAAACGAACGCTAATGATAGCGTAGCCTTCCAGCGATGAAAGCAGGATACGACGTAACGCATTTCCTATTGTTACACCGAAACCTTTTTCCAGCGGCTTGAACTCAAACAACCCGTGAAAGTCGTCGGCTTTTTCCATTACGACCTTGTCAGGCATTTGGAATGCTAAAATAGACATAGGATTAGCAGTTTTTTTAGAGTCCGAAGAGCGGTTATTAACCGCAAAAAAGTATGTTTTTCTAAACATACAAAAACAAAACCCTTGACGTGGTAATCCACCCCACAAGGGTTTTGTAGAATAATTTAAGACTATTTCGAATACAATTCGACGATAGCTTGCTCATTCACGTTTTCAGGAATCTGATCACGTTCTGGGTACTGAACAAACTTACCAACCATCAAACCGTTATCCCACTCAAGCCAGTTAAAACGTTTCGCTGCAGCTGTACGAGCTACGATGCTATCGTTGATAGTTTCAAGTGATTTTGATTTCTCACGAACGCCAACTACTTGGCCTGGGCGCAACGAGTACGAAGGTACATTTACGACTTCGCCATCAATAGTGATGTGTTTGTGAGTAACCAACTGACGAGCAGCACGGCGAGTAGGAGCAATTCCTAAACGATATACTGTATTGTCAAGACGTGCTTCGCAAAGTTTAAGCAAGTTTTCACCTGTAATACCTTCACGTACTGCTGCACGGTGGAAAAGGTTGCGGAACTGACGTTCCAAGATACCATAAGTATATTTTACCTTTTGTTTTTCTTGCAATTGAAGTGCATATTCTGACTTCTTGCTACGACGACCTCTGCCGTGTTGGCCTGGAGGGTAGTTCTTTTTACTAAGCGCTTTGCTTGGCCCTAGGATAGCCTCACCAAAACGACGTGAAATCTTCGATTTCGGACCTGTATAACGTGCCATGTGAATTGATTTAGAATAAACACAAAAATTACCGTAGGAACAATCTAGCAACCCCAGTGTCCAAATTGCTGATTGTTCGTACGGTGTTATAAAATCTTAAAGATTATACTCTTCTGCGCTTTGGAGGGCGGCAGCCATTGTGAGGTAGTGGAGTAATGTCCTTGATAGTGGTCACTTCAATACCTACGTTTTGTACGGTACGGATAGCAGACTCACGTCCAGAACCTGGTCCTTTCACAAACACTTCTGCTTTACGCATTCCAAGGTCATATGCTACTTGGGCACAGCTTTGAGCGGCTGTTTGAGCAGCATAGGGCGTATTTTTCTTTGAGCCTTTAAAGCCCATTTTACCAGCTGATCCCCAAGAGATAACTTGACCAGACAAATTGGTAACTGAGATGATAATGTTGTTGAAGGAAGCTTTAATGTGAATTTGACCCACTTGCTCCACTTGTACAACGCGCTTTTTTGCTTTATCCTTACGCTTATTTTGAGCCATTGTTTTAATCGGTATCTGTTAGCAGTTATCTGTTATCCTACTCATTATTTCAAACAAATAACGGACAACAGTTAACAATTATGAATTACTTCGTAGCCTTCTTCTTGTTCGCTACAGTCTTACGCTTACCTTTACGAGTACGGCTATTGTTCTTCGTTCTTTGTCCACGCAAAGGAAGACCTTTACGGTGACGCAAGCCACGGTAACAACCGATGTCCATCAAGCGCTTGATGCTCAATTGAACTTCTGAGCGAAGGGCGCCTTCAGTAGTAAATTCACCATTAATGATTCCACGAATAGCATTAGCTTCTTCGTCCGACCATTCAGCTACTTTTTTGTCGTAACTAATTCCAGCTTTTTCCAAAATTCTACGAGCGGAGCTACGTCCAATTCCGAAGATGTAAGTAAGCGAAATTTCGCCACGTTTTTTGTCTGGAATGTCAACACCTGCAATACGTGCCATATCTTAAATTATCCTTGTCTTTGTTTGTACTTGGGATTTTTCTTGTTGATCACGTAAAGTTTACCTTTACGGCGAATCACTTTACATTCAGCACTGCGCTTTTTAATAGACGCTTTTACTTTCATTTTTGTATTTGATTTTGGATTTTAGACGATAGGACTTTCAAAATCAAAACGAACTACTTAAAGCCCTACTATCTATTATCAAGTTGTTACCTTTATTTATACCGATAGATAATCCGAGCTTTAGATAAGTCATAAGGCGACATCTCTAATTTCACTCGATCACCCTGCAAAATCTTGATATAATTCATTCGCATCTTTCCGGAAATGTGAGCAATTACTTCATGCTTGTTTTCGAGTTGTACTCTAAACATCGCATTTGAGAGTGCTTCTACGATTATTCCGTCAACTTCGATGAGTCCTTGTTTTGCCATATACTCTTTTGGTAAGGAAAATTAGACGCTTACCATTAACGTCGTATTTTGGGTTACTTCTTCGATATACTTAAACGTTGTAAGAATTTCAGCTTTACCTTTTCGAACTAATACTGTATGTTCAAAATGAGCCGCTGGTTTTCTATCCGTTGTTCTAATTGTCCAACCATCTTTTTCTTGAACTACATTACGTTTTCCAAGTGTAATCATTGGCTCAATAGCAATAACGATTCCTTCTCTTAGTCTAGGGCCTTGTCCTTTTTTTCCATAATTTGGAACTTCTGGTCCTTCGTGCAGATTTCGGCCTACACCATGCCCAACTAATTCTCTTACAACACCGTATCCAAACTTTTCCACATAGGTTTGGACAGCATATCCTATATCTCCTACTCGTTTGCCTTCAACGGCTTGTTCAATACCTAAATAGAGCGACTGTTTTGTTCTTTTAAGGAGGTTTGAAACTTCAGGAATCACATTCCCAATCGGATATGTATAAGCACTATCGCTATGAAACCCATTTAACTTTACGCCACAATCAATCGAAATAACATCGCCTTCCTTTAGTTGGTACTGGCTTGGAAAACCGTGAACCACAATATCATTCAAAGAAATACAAAGTGCTGAGGGAAAACCATTATAACCTTTAAATGACGGATGTCCTTTATGGTCTCTGATAAACTCATCAGCAACTTTATCGAGCTGCTTTGTGGCCACACCTGGTTTAATCCATTTGGCTACTTCTGCATGTGCTTTGCCTAATAGCTGGGCACTTTCCTTAATGAGTAGTACTTCTTCTTCTGACTTGAGAAAAATCATCTTCTTTATTAGGCAGCTACAGTCTCAGTACGTCCTTTCACGCGCCCTGACTTCATCAAGCCTTCATAATGCTTCATCAATAAGTAGCTTTCTACTTGTTGTAATGTATCAAGTACAACACCTACCAAGATAAGAAGCGAAGTTCCACCAAAGAACTGAGAAAACTCCCTTGTCATACCTGACATACTCGCAAGTGATGGTAAGATAGCAACAACTGCTAACAAAATTCCACCTGGCAATGTGATTCGATCTAATACAGTAGCAATGAAATCAGATGTTGCAATGCCAGGTTTTACTCCTGGTATAAAGCCTCCCCCACGCTTCATATCATCAGATATTTGTTGTGGGCTGATTGCAATCGCTGTGTAAAAGAAAGTGAAGACAATGATCAAAGTTGCAAACAATACATTGTATTGCCAAGTCGTATAGTCATTGAACGTTGTAGCTATTGAACTAGCAACCTCACTTTTTTCTGCAAACAAACCAGCCACTAACGACGGGATAAACATAAGTGCTTGCGCAAAAATGATTGGCATTACTCCTGACGTGTTAAGTTTCAGAGGCAAGTACTGACGTTGACCGCCCATTACCTTGTTACCAACCACTTGTTTTGCATACTGAATAGGTACTCGACGTACTGCTTGAGTCAATGCTACTGCAAACATTACTACCACAAAGAGAGCAACAATTTCTGCAACAAAAATCAACAGACCACCACTACCGCGTGAAGCACCTTCCTGAACAATTGCTTTTGGAAAACGAGATACAATCCCAATCATAATTAACATTGAGGTTCCGTTTCCAATTCCCTTGTCAGTGATACGTTCACCTAACCACATACAGAATATTGTTCCTGCAGTAAGGATAAACACGGCTGAAATGGTGAAAGCTGCACGATCAATCAATAGAGCTTCCGAAGAGATGGTTGTTTGTAAATAACTCACCGATTGTGCGATGGTAACAAAGATTGTTAGTACACGCGTAATCTGATTAAGTTTCTTCCGTCCAGACTCTCCTTCTTTCTGCATTTTTTGAAAGTAAGGCAACGCCATCGTTAACAACTGAATGGCAATTGACGCAGAAATGTAAGGCATAATACCTAGCGCAAAGATAGATGCTTTCGTAAAGGCACCACCGAGGAAGGTATCTAATAAGCCTAAAAGACCTGAATTATTCACCTCAAGCTTGTCACTATCAATACCTGGAAGTACGATGTACGAACCAAGGCGATAGACCGCGATCAATAGAAGAGTATAAAGAATTCTACTTCTAAGCTCTTCGATTGAAAAGATATTTTTTAAGGTCTGTATAAACCGTTTCATGCGTTTTTAGATTTACCTGTGTAAAAAATCAGGCAAAGTTACGAAAATCTTTTGAATCAAGATTATAATGTAACCGCTTTACCACCTGCTTTTTCGATAGCCTCGGCAGCAGTCTTAGAAAAAGCGTGAACTTTTACTTCAACGGCAGCTTTTAATTCGCCACGATTAAGCACTTTTACTAAGTCTGTTTTAGATACCAAGCCATTGCTGTAAAGTGTCTCAATATCGATTACAGTAGCATTTGTTTTTTCAACAACTGCTTGGATTGCATCCAAATTAAGAGCTTTGTATTCAACGCGGTTGATATTCTTAAAACCGAATTTAGGTACTCGTCTTTGAAGCGGCATCTGTCCACCTTCAAAGTGACTTTTTTGGCTATATCCCGAACGAGACTGCGCCCCCTTGTGTCCGCGTGTAGAAGTTCCGCCCATTCCTGAACCTTGACCTCTACCCAAACGTTTTTTTGTTTTTACCGAGCCTGAAGCTGGTTTCAATGCGCTAAGATTCATTGCTATATCGCGGATTAAATCTCTTCAATTTTCACTAAATGATCTACCTTGCGAATCATACCTTCAAGGGCTGGATTCACATTAATCTCGACACTACGATTGATTTTGCCAAGACCTAAAGCAGCGAGCGTGCGTTTCTGGTCTCCTGGACGGCCAATCATACTTCTAACTTGTGTAATTCTTATCTTTGACATTGTCTCAAAAGATTATCCATTAAACACTGTGGCCAACTTTACTCCACGTTGGAATGCAACTTGGTGCGGAGCTCTCATTTTAAGAAGCGCGTCAATTGTTGCCTTCACTACGTTGTGAGGGTTAGAAGAACCTTTTGACTTGGCTAATACGTCGTGTACACCTGCGGCTTCTAATACAGCACGCATCGCACCACCCGCAATAACTCCAGTACCTGGAGCTGCTGGCTTAACAAATACTAAGCCACCGCTGAATTTTCCGTGCATTTCGTGAGGAACTGTTCCTTTAAGGAGTGGAACTTGCACGAGGTTTTTCTTCGCGTCTTCAATTCCTTTTGCAATAGCGTCAGTTACTTCGTTAGCTTTTCCTAATCCGTAACCTACAACGCCTTTGCCATCTCCAACGACTACGATTGCTGAGAAGCTAAAGCGGCGTCCACCTTTTACTACTTTGGCAACACGGTTGATAGCTACTACCTTTTCTTTAAGGTCAGCTTCGTTGTATTTCAAAGGTTTGATACTGTTTGACATATCTTTTTAGAATTTGAGACCACCCTCACGAGCGCCGTCTGCCAATGCTTTTACTTTCCCATGATACAAATAACCATTGCGGTCAAATACAACCGCACTTACGCCTGCTGCGAGTGCTTTTTCGGCCAATTTAAGACCTACATTCTTTGCATCCTCAACATTGACACTCGCTTTTGTAGCATCAAGTTCAAGAGATGAAGCAGAGACCAATGTTAGACCTTTTGTATCATCAATTACCTGCGCATAAATACGAGCATTTGAGCGGAAAACAGAAAGACGAGGCTTTTCTGAAGTTCCTTCTACTTTTTTCCGAATCCGGTATTTAATGCGCTGTCTTCTTTCGCTTTTTACTGAAGCCATGATTGCTTACAATTTTTTCAGATTACTGATTACTTCTTAGCAGCAGCTTTACCAGCCTTACGTCTGATTTGCTCACCCACAAAACGAATACCTTTACCTTTGTAAGGTTCAACCTTGCGGAACGAACGAATTTTCGCCGCGATTTGCCCAAGTAGTTCTTTGTCAATACACTCTAAGAATACTTTCGGGTTTTGTCCTTTTTCCATCGTTGCGCTTACCTTCACTTCTGAAGGTACTGCGAAATAGATACCATGTGAGTATCCAAGGCTAAGCTCCAAAATATTGTTGTTAACAGAGGCTTTATAACCTACCCCAACAATTTCTAATTGTGCTTTGTAACCTTCGCTTACGCCCACAACCATGTTATTAATGAGTGCACGGTAAAGTCCGTGCAATGCTTTGTGACGTTTTTGCTCAGTCGGACGAACAACTGTCAACTCGCTGCCCTCTACTTCCACCTTGATATCACGGTCAATATCACGAGTTAATGAGCCTTTAGGCCCTTTAACGGTCACGACGTTATCGTCTGACACTGATATTGTAACGTTTGCAGGTAGCGTTATCGGCTTCTTTCCTATACGTGACATTTTCTTTCAGGTTTTATCAGTAAACGTAACACAGCACTTCTCCACCCACGTTAAGTACGCGAGCTTCTTTGTCAGTCATTACCCCTTTTGAGGTAGATACAATTGCAACGCCAAGACCATTCAAAACGCGTGGCATTTCTGCTGAACCAGAGTACTTACGAAGTCCTGGCTTACTTACACGTTGTAAATCAACAATGGCAGACTGCTTTGTTACTGGGTTGTATTTCAAGGCAATCTTAATAGTACCCTGCGGGCCTGTCTCCTCGAACTTGTAGTTCTGGATAAA contains:
- the rplF gene encoding 50S ribosomal protein L6, which translates into the protein MSRIGKKPITLPANVTISVSDDNVVTVKGPKGSLTRDIDRDIKVEVEGSELTVVRPTEQKRHKALHGLYRALINNMVVGVSEGYKAQLEIVGVGYKASVNNNILELSLGYSHGIYFAVPSEVKVSATMEKGQNPKVFLECIDKELLGQIAAKIRSFRKVEPYKGKGIRFVGEQIRRKAGKAAAKK
- the rpsM gene encoding 30S ribosomal protein S13, with protein sequence MARIAGVDIPDKKRGEISLTYIFGIGRSSARRILEKAGISYDKKVAEWSDEEANAIRGIINGEFTTEGALRSEVQLSIKRLMDIGCYRGLRHRKGLPLRGQRTKNNSRTRKGKRKTVANKKKATK
- the rplO gene encoding 50S ribosomal protein L15, whose product is MNLSALKPASGSVKTKKRLGRGQGSGMGGTSTRGHKGAQSRSGYSQKSHFEGGQMPLQRRVPKFGFKNINRVEYKALNLDAIQAVVEKTNATVIDIETLYSNGLVSKTDLVKVLNRGELKAAVEVKVHAFSKTAAEAIEKAGGKAVTL
- the rpmJ gene encoding 50S ribosomal protein L36, which translates into the protein MKVKASIKKRSAECKVIRRKGKLYVINKKNPKYKQRQG
- the rpsH gene encoding 30S ribosomal protein S8; this encodes MITDPIADYLTRIRNAIRAKHRVVEIPASNIKKEITKVLYDKGFIQNYKFEETGPQGTIKIALKYNPVTKQSAIVDLQRVSKPGLRKYSGSAEMPRVLNGLGVAIVSTSKGVMTDKEARVLNVGGEVLCYVY
- the infA gene encoding translation initiation factor IF-1, which produces MAKQGLIEVDGIIVEALSNAMFRVQLENKHEVIAHISGKMRMNYIKILQGDRVKLEMSPYDLSKARIIYRYK
- the rpsK gene encoding 30S ribosomal protein S11, giving the protein MAQNKRKDKAKKRVVQVEQVGQIHIKASFNNIIISVTNLSGQVISWGSAGKMGFKGSKKNTPYAAQTAAQSCAQVAYDLGMRKAEVFVKGPGSGRESAIRTVQNVGIEVTTIKDITPLPHNGCRPPKRRRV
- a CDS encoding DNA-directed RNA polymerase subunit alpha, translating into MSILAFQMPDKVVMEKADDFHGLFEFKPLEKGFGVTIGNALRRILLSSLEGYAIISVRFPSVLHEFSSIEGVVEDVTEIILNLKMVRFKKISELVDNKISVSVKNQSVVTAGDIAKFTSSFQVLNPDLVICHIDDQMTFEMEIILEKGRGYVPADEPRSLELPIGHIPIDAIYTPIKNVKYSVENTRVEQKTDYEKLLIEVTTDGSIHPEEALKGAAYILIQHFMLFSDQTMTFETQKNDEVSEVDEEMLRMRKLLKTPLADLDLSVRAYNCLKSADIKTLGDLARLEVADMMKFRNFGKKSLTELEQLIAEKNLTFGMDVAKYRLDED
- the secY gene encoding preprotein translocase subunit SecY, which translates into the protein MKRFIQTLKNIFSIEELRSRILYTLLLIAVYRLGSYIVLPGIDSDKLEVNNSGLLGLLDTFLGGAFTKASIFALGIMPYISASIAIQLLTMALPYFQKMQKEGESGRKKLNQITRVLTIFVTIAQSVSYLQTTISSEALLIDRAAFTISAVFILTAGTIFCMWLGERITDKGIGNGTSMLIMIGIVSRFPKAIVQEGASRGSGGLLIFVAEIVALFVVVMFAVALTQAVRRVPIQYAKQVVGNKVMGGQRQYLPLKLNTSGVMPIIFAQALMFIPSLVAGLFAEKSEVASSIATTFNDYTTWQYNVLFATLIIVFTFFYTAIAISPQQISDDMKRGGGFIPGVKPGIATSDFIATVLDRITLPGGILLAVVAILPSLASMSGMTREFSQFFGGTSLLILVGVVLDTLQQVESYLLMKHYEGLMKSGRVKGRTETVAA
- the rplQ gene encoding 50S ribosomal protein L17 encodes the protein MRHGKKDNHLGRTSSHRSALLRNMASSLIIHKRIETTLAKAKELKKYVEPLLTRSKEDTTHNRRIVFSYIPEKEVVKELFSTVADKIANRPGGYTRIIKLGTRQGDAAEVCMIELVDFNETLLAAVEEKAAKTRRSRRGGKKAETEVKASAPVVEEVVAETAEATAADDLEIIEGIGPKIASALVAAGVTTFAQLADSTPEAIQEIVSAAGIGSKSPATWPQQAALARDGKFDELKAWQDELNGGQE
- the carA gene encoding glutamine-hydrolyzing carbamoyl-phosphate synthase small subunit; translation: MGSQQPALLLLEDGTALRGLALGKIGTMGGEICFNTGMTGYQEIYTDPSYFGQIVVNTNSHIGNYGVQLDSEEESNSVKISGMVCNSFSRIYSRKTADFSLQTYFEKANIVGISEVDTRQLVRHVRQQGVMNAIISSEILDEKTLMEHLKEVPNMAGLELSSVVSTKVPYFMGDETTAQYRIAVMDYGIKKSILLNMTQRGCYCKVFPAKTPFEEVMAWNPDGFFISNGPGDPSSMPYAVETVQKFLETSKPIFGICLGHQILALASGISTYKMHHGHRGLNHPVKNFQTGLCEITSQNHGFAVSPEEIEAHPDVEVTHINLNDKTIEGIKRKDKPAFSVQYHPEASPGPHDSRYLFDNFIELFKA
- the rpsE gene encoding 30S ribosomal protein S5, which produces MSNSIKPLKYNEADLKEKVVAINRVAKVVKGGRRFSFSAIVVVGDGKGVVGYGLGKANEVTDAIAKGIEDAKKNLVQVPLLKGTVPHEMHGKFSGGLVFVKPAAPGTGVIAGGAMRAVLEAAGVHDVLAKSKGSSNPHNVVKATIDALLKMRAPHQVAFQRGVKLATVFNG
- the map gene encoding type I methionyl aminopeptidase, with the protein product MIFLKSEEEVLLIKESAQLLGKAHAEVAKWIKPGVATKQLDKVADEFIRDHKGHPSFKGYNGFPSALCISLNDIVVHGFPSQYQLKEGDVISIDCGVKLNGFHSDSAYTYPIGNVIPEVSNLLKRTKQSLYLGIEQAVEGKRVGDIGYAVQTYVEKFGYGVVRELVGHGVGRNLHEGPEVPNYGKKGQGPRLREGIVIAIEPMITLGKRNVVQEKDGWTIRTTDRKPAAHFEHTVLVRKGKAEILTTFKYIEEVTQNTTLMVSV
- the rplR gene encoding 50S ribosomal protein L18 — encoded protein: MASVKSERRQRIKYRIRKKVEGTSEKPRLSVFRSNARIYAQVIDDTKGLTLVSASSLELDATKASVNVEDAKNVGLKLAEKALAAGVSAVVFDRNGYLYHGKVKALADGAREGGLKF
- the rpsD gene encoding 30S ribosomal protein S4 — protein: MARYTGPKSKISRRFGEAILGPSKALSKKNYPPGQHGRGRRSKKSEYALQLQEKQKVKYTYGILERQFRNLFHRAAVREGITGENLLKLCEARLDNTVYRLGIAPTRRAARQLVTHKHITIDGEVVNVPSYSLRPGQVVGVREKSKSLETINDSIVARTAAAKRFNWLEWDNGLMVGKFVQYPERDQIPENVNEQAIVELYSK
- the rpmD gene encoding 50S ribosomal protein L30, which encodes MSKIRITQVRSMIGRPGDQKRTLAALGLGKINRSVEINVNPALEGMIRKVDHLVKIEEI